A stretch of Polypterus senegalus isolate Bchr_013 chromosome 3, ASM1683550v1, whole genome shotgun sequence DNA encodes these proteins:
- the iars2 gene encoding isoleucine--tRNA ligase, mitochondrial isoform X1 gives MLLSRGCVLRRAWVRDPVRVFRCASNNIVYDSAASKETNGTSEAKYRHTVQLPHTDLPMKLVGQQLLDTELDIQRRCRFADLYAWQRQRKTKKEFCLHDGPPYANGDPHVGHALNKILKDIRNRFEVLRGRRVHYVPGWDCHGLPIELKALGELGTQNLTPLEVRHRAREFARQAIEKQRAAFERWGVMADWSQCYYTFDGKYEAKQLGVFYSMYEKGLIYRDYKPVYWSPSSRTALAEAELEYNAQHVSQAIYTTFPIKVPPPKLVAATDNWADVGVLIWTTQPWTIPANQAVCYMPNEQYSLVKCAKSGRWYLLATERLDSTAAALGARLEVGPTFTGSDLEGGVCSHPLVPSKDSPLLPANHVTMVKGTGLVHTAPAHGMDDYSVASQFKLPVDCLVDEDGRFMESAGPDLCGKVVLDEGTHTVISALRDGGHLLKEERHTHSYPYDWRTKRPVVVRASQQWFVNTDSVKDRAQDVLKKVNIIPESARGSLLAMLDRRTYWCISRQRSWGVPIPVFYHKQTGTPLISRRTVEHLAQLVTERSSDCWWELPMEQLLPSDAISKGTSVEDYEKGEDVLDIWFDSGTSWAAVLDEPDCRADVYLEGKDQLGGWFLSSLLTSVATRKKAPYRSLVVHGFVLSEGGDKMSKSQGNVVDPDAIVNGGQQDPKQNPPYGADALRWWVAESNVFSEVTIGPGALNAARDDIHKVRNTLRFMLGNLRGFERATQAVDSREMFVIDQYLLHLLQEYSMKVTDAYGEYDFSKVIRLLQAFMSRDLSGFYFSVVKDRLYCDERSSLGRRSCLTVLDEVLDAVSRSIAPILPHLAEEVFLHAPGHTGAETLFQSGWIKASALWKKPGLVEAVEGACAIRDTFLGSIPGRNAAEFDVTVAIEPGLLFELMETLQEQPVASDSQLTELLMASQTTLLPCLPRDLPADAMTLKGNFLINLEGGDIVEDASYKVAVVPASRSRCLRCRKFTAPSPGVPCPRCSEVLRGAPAL, from the exons ATGTTGCTGAGCCGAGGCTGCGTTTTGAGGCGGGCGTGGGTCCGAGACCCAGTGCGGGTGTTTCGTTGCGCCTCCAACAACATCGTTTACGACAGCGCTGCCTCCAAGGAGACCAATGGGACGTCGGAGGCCAAGTACCGCCACACTGTCCAGCTGCCTCACACCGACCTGCCGATGAAGCTTGTCGGGCAGCAGCTTCTGGACACGGAGCTGGACATCCAGCGG AGATGCAGATTTGCTGATTTGTATGCTTGgcagaggcagaggaaaacaaagaaagagtTCTGTCTGCACGATGGCCCACCCTATGCCAACGGAGACCCTCACGTGGGTCATGCCCTGAACAAG ATCCTGAAGGACATTCGGAATCGCTTTGAAGTGCTGCGTGGGCGCAGGGTCCACTATGTGCCCGGCTGGGATTGCCATGGCCTGCCCATCGAGCTGAAGGCTTTGGGTGAACTTGGGACCCAGAACCTGACCCCGCTGGAAGTCAGACATCGAG CGAGGGAGTTTGCCAGGCAGGCCATCGAGAAGCAGCGGGCAGCATTTGAGCGATGGGGTGTCATGGCCGACTGGAGCCAGTGCTACTACACCTTTGATGGGAAGTACGAGGCCAAGCAGCTGGGCGTCTTCTACAGCATGTATGAGAAG GGGCTCATTTATCGGGACTACAAGCCGGTGTACTGGTCTCCCTCCAGCAG GACTGCCTTGGCAGAGGCGGAGCTCGAGTACAACGCCCAGCATGTGAGCCAAGCCATCTACACCACCTTCCCCATCAAGGTGCCACCTCCAAAGCTTGTGGCAGCTACAG ataactGGGCCGATGTTGGCGTGCTCATCTGGACCACACAGCCCTGGACCATCCCGGCCAATCAGGCGGTGTGCTACATGCCAAACGAGCA GTATTCGCTCGTGAAGTGTGCCAAGTCTGGACGGTGGTACCTACTGGCGACGGAGCGTCTGGACAGCACCGCTGCCGCCCTCGGTGCCCGGCTGGAGGTTGGCCCCACCTTTACAG GGAGTGATCTGGAGGGAGGCGTCTGCAGCCATCCCCTCGTGCCAAGCAAGGACTCCCCGCTGCTGCCTGCCAATCATGTGACCATGGTAAAGGGCACGGGACTGGTCCACACGGCCCCTGCCCATGGCATGGATGACTACAGTGTGGCATCGCAGTTCAAACTGCCAGTG GATTGCCTCGTTGATGAAGATGGCAGATTCATGGAGTCTGCTGGCCCAGACCTGTGTGGCAAGGTGGTTCTGGACGAGGGCACGCACACAG TGATCTCTGCCCTCCGTGACGGTGGGCATCTACTGAAGGAGGAGCGGCACACCCACAGCTACCCGTATGACTGGAGGACCAAGCGGCCAGTGGTGGTCCGTGCCAGCCAACAGTGGTTTGTGAACACGGACAGCGTGAAGGACAGGGCGCAG GACGTCCTGAAGAAAGTCAACATCATCCCGGAGTCGGCGAGGGGCAGCCTGCTGGCAATGCTGGACCGCCGGACGTACTGGTGCATCTCTCGCCAGAGGAGCTGGGGCGTCCCCATCCCTGTCTTCTACCATAAGCAGACTGGCACACCGCTTATCAGCAG ACGGACGGTGGAGCACCTCGCCCAGCTCGTCACGGAGCGCAGCAGCGACTGCTGGTGGGAGTTGCCAATGGAACAGCTGCTTCCTTCTGATGCCATCTCCAAG GGCACCAGCGTTGAAGACTATGAGAAGGGCGAGGACGTCCTGGACATCTGGTTTGACAGTGGCACATCCTGGGCTGCGGTGCTGGATG AGCCGGATTGCCGTGCCGACGTGTATTTGGAAGGCAAGGACCAACTCGGTGGGTGGTTCTTATCGTCCTTACTGACCAGCGTGGCCACCCGCAAGAAGGCGCCTTACCG GTCCCTGGTGGTCCACGGCTTTGTGCTCAGCGAGGGAGGTGACAAGATGTCCAAGTCGCAGGGGAACGTGGTCGACCCGGACGCCATCGTCAATGGAGGGCAG CAGGATCCCAAGCAGAACCCGCCGTACGGTGCCGACGCGCTGCGGTGGTGGGTGGCCGAGTCGAACGTCTTCTCCGAGGTGACGATAGGACCTGGCGCTCTGAACGCGGCCCGCGATGACATCCACAAG GTGCGCAACACGCTGCGCTTCATGCTGGGCAACCTGCGGGGCTTTGAGCGGGCGACGCAGGCGGTGGACAGCCGGGAGATGTTCGTCATTGACCAGTACCTGCTGCACCTGCTGCAGGAGTACAGCATGAAG GTCACCGACGCCTACGGCGAGTACGACTTCAGTAAGGTCATCCGCCTGCTGCAGGCCTTCATGTCCCGAGATCTGTCCGGCTTCTACTTCAGCGTCGTCAAGGACAG GCTCTACTGTGACGAGAGGAGCTCTCTGGGCCGGCGGTCCTGCCTGACGGTCCTGGACGAGGTGCTGGACGCCGTGAGCCGCTCCATCGCCCCCATCCTGCCACACCTCGCCGAGGAGGTCTTCCTGCACGCTCCCGGGCACACAG GGGCCGAGACCCTCTTTCAGTCGGGCTGGATCAAGGCCAGTGCGCTGTGGAAGAAGCCGGGCCTGGTGGAGGCGGTGGAGGGCGCCTGTGCCATCCGGGACACCTTCTTGGGCTCCATCCCCGGGCGCAACGCTGCCGAGTTTGATGTGACCGTCGCCATTGAGCCCGGGCTGCTGTTTGAGCTCATGGAG ACCCTCCAAGAGCAGCCCGTGGCCAGCGACTCCCAGCTGACGGAGCTGCTGATGGCCTCCCAGACGACACTCCTGCCCTGCCTGCCCCGCGATTTGCCCGCAGATGCCATGACGCTCAAAGGGAACTTCCTCATCAACCTGGAGG GTGGGGACATCGTGGAGGACGCCTCGTACAAGGTGGCCGTGGTCCCAGCCAGCCGCTCCCGATGCCTCCGCTGCCGCAAGTTCACTGCGCCGTCGCCAGGAGTGCCCTGCCCGCGTTGTTCAGAGGTCCTCCGTGGTGCCCCTGCCCTTTAA
- the mrps10 gene encoding probable 28S ribosomal protein S10, mitochondrial, which yields MWRAGYVCRLLGRQFWSRGGLTQAQSSHAVLNPWGAAAPGGTILSVSVSSWKITAGIHTGKPSFAIPPTITETDEADALYKRISVLVKGHDRAVLDSYEYFATLAASELDINVEKVYEPPKKIERLTVLKSVHIFKKHRVQYEMRTYYRCIELKHLTGSTAQVYLEYIQRNLPEGVAMEVTKTAVEKLPEHIKRPVWNSLPPVSDHQSQ from the exons ATGTGGAGGGCGGGCTACGTTTGTAGGCTGTTGGGACGCCAATTCTGGAGTCGAGGAGGCTTGACGCAG gCCCAAAGCTCACATGCTGTGCTTAATCCCTGGGGTGCTGCTGCTCCTGGAGGCACCATTTT GTCAGTTTCCGTGTCCTCATGGAAAATCACAGCAGGAATCCACACTGGCAAACCTTCATTTGCAATTCCGCCTACG ATCACGGAAACGGATGAAGCAGACGCCCTGTATAAGAGAATCTCTGTGCTGGTGAAGGGTCACGACCGTGCTGTGCTGGATAGCTATGAATACTTCGCTACTCTTGCTGCCAGTGAACTAGACATTAACGTTGAAAAAGT ATATGAACCTCCCAAGAAGATTGAGAGATTGACCGTCCTTAAATCGGTTCACATTTTCAAGAAGCACAGAGTACAGTATGAGATGAGGACTTATTATCGGTGTATTGAG TTAAAGCATCTGACTGGGAGTACAGCACAAGTTTACCTGGAGTACATCCAGAGGAATCTTCCAGAAGGAGTGGCAATGGAAGTTACTAAG ACAGCGGTAGAAAAGTTACCAGAGCACATTAAAAGACCAGTATGGAACAGCCTGCCTCCAGTGAGTGACCACCAAAGCCAGTAG
- the iars2 gene encoding isoleucine--tRNA ligase, mitochondrial isoform X2, which yields MLLSRGCVLRRAWVRDPVRVFRCASNNIVYDSAASKETNGTSEAKYRHTVQLPHTDLPMKLVGQQLLDTELDIQRRCRFADLYAWQRQRKTKKEFCLHDGPPYANGDPHVGHALNKILKDIRNRFEVLRGRRVHYVPGWDCHGLPIELKALGELGTQNLTPLEVRHRAREFARQAIEKQRAAFERWGVMADWSQCYYTFDGKYEAKQLGVFYSMYEKGLIYRDYKPVYWSPSSRTALAEAELEYNAQHVSQAIYTTFPIKVPPPKLVAATDNWADVGVLIWTTQPWTIPANQAVCYMPNEQYSLVKCAKSGRWYLLATERLDSTAAALGARLEVGPTFTGSDLEGGVCSHPLVPSKDSPLLPANHVTMVKGTGLVHTAPAHGMDDYSVASQFKLPVDCLVDEDGRFMESAGPDLCGKVVLDEGTHTVISALRDGGHLLKEERHTHSYPYDWRTKRPVVVRASQQWFVNTDSVKDRAQDVLKKVNIIPESARGSLLAMLDRRTYWCISRQRSWGVPIPVFYHKQTGTPLISRRTVEHLAQLVTERSSDCWWELPMEQLLPSDAISKGTSVEDYEKGEDVLDIWFDSGTSWAAVLDEPDCRADVYLEGKDQLGGWFLSSLLTSVATRKKAPYRSLVVHGFVLSEGGDKMSKSQGNVVDPDAIVNGGQDPKQNPPYGADALRWWVAESNVFSEVTIGPGALNAARDDIHKVRNTLRFMLGNLRGFERATQAVDSREMFVIDQYLLHLLQEYSMKVTDAYGEYDFSKVIRLLQAFMSRDLSGFYFSVVKDRLYCDERSSLGRRSCLTVLDEVLDAVSRSIAPILPHLAEEVFLHAPGHTGAETLFQSGWIKASALWKKPGLVEAVEGACAIRDTFLGSIPGRNAAEFDVTVAIEPGLLFELMETLQEQPVASDSQLTELLMASQTTLLPCLPRDLPADAMTLKGNFLINLEGGDIVEDASYKVAVVPASRSRCLRCRKFTAPSPGVPCPRCSEVLRGAPAL from the exons ATGTTGCTGAGCCGAGGCTGCGTTTTGAGGCGGGCGTGGGTCCGAGACCCAGTGCGGGTGTTTCGTTGCGCCTCCAACAACATCGTTTACGACAGCGCTGCCTCCAAGGAGACCAATGGGACGTCGGAGGCCAAGTACCGCCACACTGTCCAGCTGCCTCACACCGACCTGCCGATGAAGCTTGTCGGGCAGCAGCTTCTGGACACGGAGCTGGACATCCAGCGG AGATGCAGATTTGCTGATTTGTATGCTTGgcagaggcagaggaaaacaaagaaagagtTCTGTCTGCACGATGGCCCACCCTATGCCAACGGAGACCCTCACGTGGGTCATGCCCTGAACAAG ATCCTGAAGGACATTCGGAATCGCTTTGAAGTGCTGCGTGGGCGCAGGGTCCACTATGTGCCCGGCTGGGATTGCCATGGCCTGCCCATCGAGCTGAAGGCTTTGGGTGAACTTGGGACCCAGAACCTGACCCCGCTGGAAGTCAGACATCGAG CGAGGGAGTTTGCCAGGCAGGCCATCGAGAAGCAGCGGGCAGCATTTGAGCGATGGGGTGTCATGGCCGACTGGAGCCAGTGCTACTACACCTTTGATGGGAAGTACGAGGCCAAGCAGCTGGGCGTCTTCTACAGCATGTATGAGAAG GGGCTCATTTATCGGGACTACAAGCCGGTGTACTGGTCTCCCTCCAGCAG GACTGCCTTGGCAGAGGCGGAGCTCGAGTACAACGCCCAGCATGTGAGCCAAGCCATCTACACCACCTTCCCCATCAAGGTGCCACCTCCAAAGCTTGTGGCAGCTACAG ataactGGGCCGATGTTGGCGTGCTCATCTGGACCACACAGCCCTGGACCATCCCGGCCAATCAGGCGGTGTGCTACATGCCAAACGAGCA GTATTCGCTCGTGAAGTGTGCCAAGTCTGGACGGTGGTACCTACTGGCGACGGAGCGTCTGGACAGCACCGCTGCCGCCCTCGGTGCCCGGCTGGAGGTTGGCCCCACCTTTACAG GGAGTGATCTGGAGGGAGGCGTCTGCAGCCATCCCCTCGTGCCAAGCAAGGACTCCCCGCTGCTGCCTGCCAATCATGTGACCATGGTAAAGGGCACGGGACTGGTCCACACGGCCCCTGCCCATGGCATGGATGACTACAGTGTGGCATCGCAGTTCAAACTGCCAGTG GATTGCCTCGTTGATGAAGATGGCAGATTCATGGAGTCTGCTGGCCCAGACCTGTGTGGCAAGGTGGTTCTGGACGAGGGCACGCACACAG TGATCTCTGCCCTCCGTGACGGTGGGCATCTACTGAAGGAGGAGCGGCACACCCACAGCTACCCGTATGACTGGAGGACCAAGCGGCCAGTGGTGGTCCGTGCCAGCCAACAGTGGTTTGTGAACACGGACAGCGTGAAGGACAGGGCGCAG GACGTCCTGAAGAAAGTCAACATCATCCCGGAGTCGGCGAGGGGCAGCCTGCTGGCAATGCTGGACCGCCGGACGTACTGGTGCATCTCTCGCCAGAGGAGCTGGGGCGTCCCCATCCCTGTCTTCTACCATAAGCAGACTGGCACACCGCTTATCAGCAG ACGGACGGTGGAGCACCTCGCCCAGCTCGTCACGGAGCGCAGCAGCGACTGCTGGTGGGAGTTGCCAATGGAACAGCTGCTTCCTTCTGATGCCATCTCCAAG GGCACCAGCGTTGAAGACTATGAGAAGGGCGAGGACGTCCTGGACATCTGGTTTGACAGTGGCACATCCTGGGCTGCGGTGCTGGATG AGCCGGATTGCCGTGCCGACGTGTATTTGGAAGGCAAGGACCAACTCGGTGGGTGGTTCTTATCGTCCTTACTGACCAGCGTGGCCACCCGCAAGAAGGCGCCTTACCG GTCCCTGGTGGTCCACGGCTTTGTGCTCAGCGAGGGAGGTGACAAGATGTCCAAGTCGCAGGGGAACGTGGTCGACCCGGACGCCATCGTCAATGGAGGGCAG GATCCCAAGCAGAACCCGCCGTACGGTGCCGACGCGCTGCGGTGGTGGGTGGCCGAGTCGAACGTCTTCTCCGAGGTGACGATAGGACCTGGCGCTCTGAACGCGGCCCGCGATGACATCCACAAG GTGCGCAACACGCTGCGCTTCATGCTGGGCAACCTGCGGGGCTTTGAGCGGGCGACGCAGGCGGTGGACAGCCGGGAGATGTTCGTCATTGACCAGTACCTGCTGCACCTGCTGCAGGAGTACAGCATGAAG GTCACCGACGCCTACGGCGAGTACGACTTCAGTAAGGTCATCCGCCTGCTGCAGGCCTTCATGTCCCGAGATCTGTCCGGCTTCTACTTCAGCGTCGTCAAGGACAG GCTCTACTGTGACGAGAGGAGCTCTCTGGGCCGGCGGTCCTGCCTGACGGTCCTGGACGAGGTGCTGGACGCCGTGAGCCGCTCCATCGCCCCCATCCTGCCACACCTCGCCGAGGAGGTCTTCCTGCACGCTCCCGGGCACACAG GGGCCGAGACCCTCTTTCAGTCGGGCTGGATCAAGGCCAGTGCGCTGTGGAAGAAGCCGGGCCTGGTGGAGGCGGTGGAGGGCGCCTGTGCCATCCGGGACACCTTCTTGGGCTCCATCCCCGGGCGCAACGCTGCCGAGTTTGATGTGACCGTCGCCATTGAGCCCGGGCTGCTGTTTGAGCTCATGGAG ACCCTCCAAGAGCAGCCCGTGGCCAGCGACTCCCAGCTGACGGAGCTGCTGATGGCCTCCCAGACGACACTCCTGCCCTGCCTGCCCCGCGATTTGCCCGCAGATGCCATGACGCTCAAAGGGAACTTCCTCATCAACCTGGAGG GTGGGGACATCGTGGAGGACGCCTCGTACAAGGTGGCCGTGGTCCCAGCCAGCCGCTCCCGATGCCTCCGCTGCCGCAAGTTCACTGCGCCGTCGCCAGGAGTGCCCTGCCCGCGTTGTTCAGAGGTCCTCCGTGGTGCCCCTGCCCTTTAA